A region from the Tachyglossus aculeatus isolate mTacAcu1 chromosome Y4, mTacAcu1.pri, whole genome shotgun sequence genome encodes:
- the MUC1 gene encoding mucin-1: MPPLPRPSLHLLPLLLLALLSTGMSSESRATAGWSTNTAPVASSVSAPASGTPSTSTVGPGNPSATTAGSSGPSATTPALKTSPAPTVTLGASSAPTAAPSNPSAPTTSPETSPAPTVTLGASSAPTAAPSNPSAPTTSPETSPAPTVTPGASSAPTAAPSNPSAPTTSPETSPAPTVTLGASSAPTAAPSNPSAPTTSPETSPAPTVTLGASSAPTIAPSNPSAPTTSPETSPAPTVTLGAPSAPTAAPSNLSAPTTSPETSPAPTVTLGASSAPTIAPSNPSAPTTTPETSPATTMTPGAPSATTVAPETPSATTTGPEASSSTTTGPGASSSTTTGPGAPSATTAGPRTPSVSTADHSRPTMAIPTTTADHGGPTTADHGGPTTANQSGATSATTANLTRPTSATTANPTRPTSATTANHSRPVTPTSSSPPGALPVSVFSLCFRITNRVFSNSLQDPHSSHFRALEENILELFREVFKDLGFLGYAHIRFSSGSVVVDAYLLFAPGRATAEEVQKTLSKTENTTVLGLRISGVNVLDWNPPSTGPAGASVPGWGIALLVLLSFLVLLALIHLVWLVTAWWRRRRGGRFDLFSSTRDTYHPMSEYPAYHTHGSYLAPGTKPRPHGEVSSGNGGGGGGGISFTNPAVNSDSL, translated from the exons GTATGAGCTCGGAAAGCAGGGCGACCGCTGGCTGGAGCACAAATACGGCACCTGTCGCTTCCTCTGTTTCAGCCCCGGCCTCCGGAACCCCTTCGACTTCAACCGTGGGCCCCGGAAACCCCTCGGCTACAACCGCCGGCTCCAGCGGCCCCTCGGCTACAACTCCCGCCCTCAAAACCTCTCCGGCTCCAACCGTGACCCTTGGAGCCTCCTCGGCTCCAACCGCTGCCCCCTCAAATCCCTCGGCTCCAACCACCAGCCCCGAAACCTCTCCGGCTCCAACCGTGACCCTTGGAGCCTCCTCGGCTCCAACCGCTGCCCCCTCAAATCCCTCGGCTCCAACCACCAGCCCCGAAACCTCTCCGGCTCCAACCGTGACCCCTGGAGCCTCCTCGGCTCCAACCGCTGCCCCCTCAAATCCCTCGGCTCCAACCACCAGCCCCGAAACCTCTCCGGCTCCAACCGTGACCCTTGGAGCCTCCTCGGCTCCAACCGCTGCCCCCTCAAATCCCTCGGCTCCAACCACCAGCCCCGAAACCTCTCCGGCTCCAACCGTGACCCTTGGAGCCAGCTCGGCTCCAACGATTGCCCCTTCAAATCCCTCGGCTCCAACCACCAGCCCCGAAACCTCTCCGGCTCCAACCGTGACCCTTGGAGCCCCCTCGGCTCCAACCGCTGCCCCCTCAAATCTCTCGGCTCCAACCACCAGCCCCGAAACCTCTCCGGCTCCAACCGTGACCCTTGGAGCCAGCTCGGCTCCAACGATTGCCCCCTCAAATCCCTCGGCTCCAACCACCACCCCCGAAACCTCTCCAGCTACAACCATGACCCCTGGAGCCCCTTCGGCTACCACCGTTGCCCCCGAAACTCCCTCGGCTACAACCACGGGCCCTGAAGCCTCCTCGTCTACAACCACGGGCCCCGGAGCCTCCTCGTCTACAACCACGGGCCCCGGAGCCCCCTCGGCTACAACTGCCGGCCCCAGAACTCCCTCGGTTTCAACCGCGGACCACAGTCGTCCCACCATGGCTATCCCAACTACCACAGCCGACCACGGCGGTCCCACCACGGCCGACCACGGCGGTCCCACCACGGCCAACCAGAGCGGTGCCACCTCGGCCACCACGGCCAACCTCACTCGTCCCACCTCGGCCACCACGGCCAACCCCACTCGTCCCACCTCGGCCACCACGGCCAACCACAGCCGTCCCGTCACCCCCACTTCCAGCTCCCCACCCGGCGCCCTCCCAGTCTCcgttttctctctctgcttccgcATCACCAACCGGGTCTTCAGCAATTCCCTACAGGACCCCCACTCTTCCCACTTCCGGGCGTTGGAGGAGAACATTTTGGAGCTG TTCCGAGAAGtcttcaaggacctgggttttctggGATACGCACACATCCGATTCAG TTCGGGCTCCGTGGTGGTGGACGCGTACCTGCTGTTCGCCCCGGGTCGGGCCACGGCCGAGGAGGTCCAGAAGACTCTTTCCAAGACCGAGAACACGACGGTCCTCGGCTTGAGGATCTCGGGGGTCAACG TACTGGACTGGAACCCGCCCAGCACAGGGCCCGCGGGCGCTTCCGTGCCCGGGTGGGGCATCGCCCTGCTGGTCTTGCTCAGCTTCCTGGTCCTCCTTGCCCTCATCCACCTTGTGTGGCTG GTGACGGCCTGGTGGCGGCGGCGCCGGGGTGGCCGTTTCgacctcttctcctccacccggGACACGTACCACCCGATGAGTGAGTACCCGGCCTATCACACCCACGGGAGCTACCTGGCCCCGGGCACCAAGCCCCGGCCTCACGGGGAG GTCTCTTCGGgcaacggcggcggcggcggcggtggcatcTCCTTCACCAACCCGGCAGTCAACTCGGACAGCCTGTAg